In Patescibacteria group bacterium, the DNA window CTGATAATCAGAAGTTCGACGTAGATACTTTGGTTAAAGATTTGGTTATGACCGACAGTATCGATGAGAAGCAGAAGATTACTTCTGATATTTTCAAGATAGCAAAGTCAAAAGGAATTTATTTAAGCTCAATTAATGATCTGTATAGAGCATACGGAGAGGGGAAATGTTCCGGGTTTACTGTTCCGGCAATTAATTTAAGAAGCCTGACGTATTATCTGGCGAAATCGGTTTTTCGAGTGGCAAAAAATAATAATACCGGATCATTTATTTTTGAGCTTGCGAAATCTGAAATGGGTTATTCGCATCAAACGCCCGTTGAATATGTTGGAGTAATCCTGGCAGCTGCAATAAAAGAAGAATATTCCGGACCGGTATTCATCCAGGGAGACCACTTTCAGGCAAAACTCGAAAATTTTATTGCCGACAGAGAAAACGAGATACAGTCATTAAAAAGCATTATCGATGATTCTGTTGCCGCCGGTTTTATGAATATTGATATCGATTCGTCTACACTTGTAAATCTTGATAGAGAAAGCATCGTTGAACAACAGCGCGATAATTTTGAAATCTGCGCAATATTAACAAAATATATCCGAGATATTCAGCCGGAAGGGGTTAATATATCCATTGGCGGGGAGATCGGCGAGGTTGGAAAAAAGAACAGTACAGCGGAAGAGCTAAAAGTATTTATGGAAGGGTATAACGAAGCATTAGGATCTGATCGGGAAGGTATCAGTAAAATCAGCATTCAAACCGGCACTTCGCATGGTGGTGTCGTTTTGCCGGACGGTTCGATTGCGCAGGTAAAGGTGGATTTTGCCACGCATAAAGAGCTGTCGGTATTCGCCCGGGAAAAATACAATTTAGGCGGTACCGTACAGCACGGCGCATCCACACTGCCCGATTCAGCGTTTCACAATTTGCCGGAGAATGAATGTTTGGAGGTTCATTTGGCCACGAATTTTCAGAATATGATATACGATAGTGCAATTTTCCCCAGTGAACTAAGGGATAAAATGTATAAATGGATTTGGGATAATATGTCCGATGAAAAAAAGGAAGATCAAACGGATGATCAGTTCATTTATAAATCCAGAAAAAAGCCCCTGGGAATATTCAAAAAAGAAATCATGAACTTACCGGAAGCAGTGAAAGAGGGTATTGCAAAAGAAATTGAAGAAAAGTTTGATTTTCTGTTCAAACAGTTAAAAGTAAATGATACAAAGGATATTGTAAATGAATTCATCAAACCGAATAATTTTGAATTCAATTTCAAGCCGTCAGAATCAAAATTAGACGGCGAGGGTGCCGATTAAATTTATCAAATATCTTTTATAATTGAATAGTAGTTGGGCGTCCGCGTGTTGAGGATGCAATGATCAAAAAAATCAGTTTAATAACACTATCCATCGGGGTAGTGTTATTTTTGGCAATTTATATTTTTGGTAAAAATAATTCAGAGCTGAAAATATATTTTCTGGATGTCGGTCAAGGGGATGCCATCCTGATTCGTACGCCGGAAAATCAGGATATTTTAATTGATGGCGGGCCGGGCAATATGGTTGTAAATGAAATAGGCAAATTCTTGCCGTTTTATGACCGTGATATTGAACTGATGATTCTGACGCACGCTCATTCCGATCATGTTTCCGGGCTAGTGGAAGTGCTTAAACGCTACGAGGTCGATCAAGTGCTTTTTTCCGGGGACGTTATACATAATGCGCCAGATTATTTAGCATGGCTTGATATTATTTTAGAAAAATCAATTCCGCTAAAAGTTGCAACCTGTTGTGAAACATATAAATTGGGTGATCAGCTGGAATTACAAATCCTTTATCCCTTCGAAGATTATTCCGGGAAAGAGCCTGAGGATCTTAATGAAAGCTCTGTTGTATCCCGTCTGGTGTATAAAGATAGAGAGTTTCTGTTTACTGGTGATGCGCCGATTGAGGTGGAGGAAAAGCTGATTGAAAAAATGATACATATTGAATCGGATATTTTGAAAGTTGGGCATCATGGCAGTAAATATTCCTCCGGTGAACTATTTTTGGATGCTGTAAGTCCTGACTATGCGGTTATTCAATCCGGGGAGGGAAATAGTTTCGGTCATCCGCATTTTAAATCAATTAATAATCTGCAAAAACTTAATATAGAAATAATTCGAAATGACCAGTGCGGGACAATTACTATGGAGACCGATGGTATTGATCTGGAACTAAGCAGCGAAAGGTGTGATTTATGAAGCGTTATAATATTCCAGGGTATGTGCATTTTGTGACCACGAGAACATATAACAGTGTCCCGTATTTTGGTGATGATGTTTGCTGTCAGATTTTGTTGGATGTTATCAATCGATTGAGATATGAATTAAAATTCCATCTGGTTGGGTTCGTATTTATTCCGAATCATGTGCATTTATTGCTAAAACTTTGGATAGGTTCGAATTTATTCGAACCGGAAGCGAATGAATTCGCTTCTACCCGTGGTAATATATCTTACGTTGTTCAACGAATAAAAGGGACAAGCGCCAGAGAAATAGATAGGTATCTTAAAAGAACAGGGAATGTTTGGCAAAAAAGCTTTTACGACTTCAACATCTATTCAGAAAGAAAATTTATCGAAAAACTGGACTATATTCATAACAACCCGGTCAAGCACGGGTATGTGCAAAATCCGGAGGATTGGAAATATTCTTCATGGCATAATTACTACCAGGACGATGATTCAATAATGATAATTGATAAAATTGATTGATTGTGATTATTGGTTAGCTCGGGTGACGTCACCCGAGATACCCGAGGTCAGATTCATTCAAATCTTGATTATCATTGGATAGGTTCGAATTAATCAATTCTAGAATAATTATTACAGTATAGTTTTTGGATAGGTTCGAATTTATTCGAACCGGGCGCGAATGAATTTGCTTTTACCCAAATAGGATATCATTCGCTATAAAATAAATAAAAAACACCCGTCCCATGTTAGTCTGGGACGGGCCACGAATGGAAGGCTCAAGCCTTCAACGTGTCCGACGCGTGTCGGTTACGCGCGGATCACGCCGCTCGTGTTCGCCGTCTTGGCGTCCTGCGTCTTGGTCGTCTTCTTGGCCACCACGGCCGACTTGGGGACTTCGAGACTGCTGGTGATGATCACGTGCTCGGCCAGGAGAATTCCACTGGCATCACGAGTTCTCCCCTCGAAGGCGCTGTGGTCATCTCGACTACTGCTCGTCGTCGCTTCGTGCTTCGTCAGTGACGCATAGTCCGTCGTCTGGAGGACCAGCGTCGAGTTCGCCTCGATGATCGCGGTCGCGCTGATGAACATGAGCACATCGGCGTTTTCCGCATACTTCGCATCCGCGATCGCCGTCGTCTTGTTGTTGACGTGCGCGATCGTGCCGTCGTTCTGCGCAAAGGCCCAAGCGAGGGTCGTTGCGCTGCTCAGCTCGTCGGTCCGCGGGGCCGTAGCATACGCGTTGCTCGCGCTCGCGTTGGCCGCCGCCGTCATGATCACGAGAGTCGCCATGATCGTCACGAAGACCGCGAATCGCGGCCGATGTAGTCGTCTCATGACAGTTTCCTCCATCCATGAAGGTTTTGTCGCGTCAGTGACGACAAGCTAGGATGTGCGACATTGTGATGAGCCGCGCAAACAAAAGACCTCCTTTCGGTCAGAAGTGGTAACAAGCATCCCTTTCCGAAGCTTGTTTGGTAGGTGCAATGAAATGCCCAAGGAAGGGCACTTTATTTATACCACTTGGCTAATCTTAGGTCAAATAGTTAAGATAGTAACTAGTAACAAGTAGCTAGCAATCGGACGGATAATCATTAAATCAGAATAGGTTTCCAGTTACTGATTACATGTTCCTGCTTACTAATAAATAGATTATTCTAAAATTAACATCCTATATCTCTCTATATAAAAAATGTAAAATTTGATAAAATACAAAAATGAAAGGATCAACACACGCCGTTATCGGCGCAAATACTGTCTGGGTGCTGGCATTGTTTTCCGGTTTTTCCTGGAACCCTTTTTTAATTTTAATGGGGGCCCTGGGTGGTTTACTACCTGATTTGGACGCGTCTGATTCCAAAATTAAACACTTGGAAGTCGGTTACGGAAAAGGAAAAAATCGAATCGCGCTGAAACCTTTTTATTTGATCAGCTGGATTGTGTCATCCATTTTTAAACATAGGGGAGCTTTCCATTCCATACTGGCTGTGATCTTGGTGGGGTGGGGAAGTTTTTTCCTGTTTTTGTTTTTGAGTCAGTGGGTAGAAATTCTCGGCCACGAGTTTTGGTTAGTATTAACCTTGGGTTATGCGAGTCATATCATTGCTGACGGCATGACTCATCATGGCGTTCCTCTACTTTGGCCCTGGAAGTGGAATTTTCACATGTTGCCCAAACCGCTTAGGGTTAGAACGGGAGGAATCACTGAGAGGATTCTATATGTTGTATTATTGCTTACCCTGGCATTATTTGTCATCAATAGTTATTCATTTATTCAAATATGATATAATACAAACAGCTTATCAATAACGTAAATACAGTGGAAGAAGAACTAAGTCCGAGCGCGATTATACCGACGCCGGCACCAAAAAAGAAAAGATGGTTTAAGAGGTGGTGGGGAATTACAATAATTGTATTTATTTTACTGACAATCGTATTTGCTGCGGTGTTAATATTCCAGATATATGCATTAATTAACAATCCTGAAAATGAAGTAAGTGATTTAAAGGTTTATGATGTCAGCGCTGATAATGACCCGTATTTAGGTTCGCCGGATGCAAAAGTTAAAATTATCGCTTTTGAGGATTTTGAATGCCCATTCTGCGGTGAAGCATTCTCCATAATCAGAGAACTGACATCAACTTATGGTGATCAGATCCAATTTGTTTTTCGTGACTTTCCTATTGTCGAAAACCATCCGAATGCGCCGAAAGCACATGAAGCGGCTGAATGCGCGAACGCACAAGGTAAATTCTGGCAGATGCATGATAAGCTGTATCAGAATCAGGAAAATCTATCCGTCGCTGATTTAAAACAATTTGCCATAGGAATCGGACTTGATGCAAAGTCATTTGATACATGTTTAGACAGCGGCCGTTTTGCAGCTGAAATAGAAAAAGACAGAACCGACGGTATCGCGGTTGACGTCAGGGGTACTCCAACCTGGTTTTTAAACGGTTATCGTATCGAAGGTGTAGTTCCGCTGGAAGACTTTAAGGCGTTAATAGATCTGTTACTAGCTAATTAATCGGTTTAGTCCAATGATGTGATAAATTATCGGCTTTTTGTTTGGGGGTAATTTTTATTTGCCTCTGGTTTGTAATCTGTTTCTGCTTAATTCATTAAAATTCCAATTACAAAATTATGATTCAACTCAGCGAGCATTCTTTTAAAAAATTAATTATTGCGATGGCTGTTTACCTGACATCGCTATTTGCAGCAAATACACTCGGACTGAAAATAATGCCTTTTATTTTCGGTTCGCATCTCTCCGCGGCTGTTTTTTCTTTCCCGATCGTATTTTTGACCACGGATGTTATCGGAGAAATTTACGGCAAACGTGTTGCAAAGTTATTTGTACTGGCGGGTTTTGTCAGTACGGCAATATTTATTGGCTTTTCATTTTTATCACTGGCTGTACCCTGGTCTCCGGATGGTGAGTGGGCAAAAGCGGGCTATAATCAGATTTTCGGGATTTCGATCCGAATAGCCATCGCTTCACTCGCCGCTTTCTTAATCGCGGAATATCAGGATGTGCTGTCGTTCTTTTTCTTCCGTGATAAACTGAAAATTAAATTATTTTGGTTGCGTTCTATATTATCTAATCTTTGGTCACAACTGCTGGATTCGGTAATATTCATGGTGATTGCATTCGCAGGTATTTATTCTACCGGCACACTGATCAGCATTATTATTTCCTGGTGGTTGTACAAAGTTGTTATGGGTATCCTTTATACGCCGCTTTCGTATATTGGCTTACATTTATTGCGTGAGCGAAAAGAAGAGCAATCAGTTAAATAATTTTATACATAATTATGAAAAAAAGTGTAGCGATTATTGGTGCGTCACAAGACCGGTCAAAATATGGCAACAAGGCGGTCCGGGCATATCTCAATCAAGGATGGAAAGTTTTTCCAGTCAACCCGACCGAAAAAATGATTGAGGGATTAAAGGTTTATGGCTCAATATTGGAGATTAAAAAAAATATTGATCGTGTAAGCATTTATCTGCCCCCGTTTATTGGTATGGGAATTATTGAGGACGTTGCTAAAAAAGAACCTAAGGAAGTATTTTTTAATCCCGGGTCTGAAAGTGATGAGTTGATTATCAAAGCAAAAAAACTGGGAATTGACCCGTTATTAGCCTGTAGTATCGTTGATATTGATGTGCAGCCGGATACGCTCTGAGGCGATATTTACAACTTTATTCAATTCATTTATACTATTAACACTATATAATTAATTACTAGAAGGGAATTAAATAAATGAGTGAGCAAGAAACAAAAGGATTTTTTGGCAACATGTCTCCAAAGGCAAGTTTTGTTTTTGGTTTGACGGTTGGTGTCGCGATTATCAGCATTGTCGGTTTTATAACAGTATTAACAATGTCCGGCGATGGAGACAAAGTAGCAACCAATAAGAATACAAACACAAATACCAATACTGCAGTAGCAAATACAAATACAGCGGCAGCTGCAGCGCCGGTTGATATTAAGTTGACTGCAATAACAGATACCGACCACATTCGTGGTGATAAAAATGCGTCAGTTACTTTAGTGGAATTTTCAGATTTTGAATGTCCTTATTGTTCAAGAGTAGCTCCGACTTTGGATGCGCTACTTGATAAGTATGAAGGTGATATCCGACTGGTCTACAAACATTTTCCGTTAACTTCAATCCATCCGCAGGCAGTACCGGCGGCAGAAGCAGCAGAATGTGCAAATGACCAGGGTAAGTTCTGGGAATACCACGATGCACTTTACGCAGATCAGTCAAAGTTAGCTGAAGGATATTATTCGGAACTGGCAGTGACACTGGGATTAAATAAAGCTCAATTTGATGAATGTTTTGATTCACGAAAATATCAAGACAAGGTTACTGCGCAATCTGTAGAAGCACAGGCAGCCGGCGGAAAGGGTACGCCTTATACGGTCATGATTGACGCTGATGGAAATACAACACCTTTGAGTGGTGCCATACCTCAGGCAAATTTTGAAGCTGCCATTGATCAGGCGTTGGCTAACTAATCCTTGATCTAGAAATAGGCTGGTATGATTCCATATTTTCAGGTTACCAGTATAGAAATCGGACCAATTACTTTGCAAGCATGGGGGACCATGCTTGCTTTGGCATTTGCCGTCGGGATATATTTTTCGGCTGGTGAACTGAAAAAAAGAGGTGGCGATCCGGAAAAGATTATTGACGCAAGCTTTTGGGTAATCATCTCTGCAATCTTGGGCGCAAGATTCTTCTATGTTTTAGGAAATCTGGATTTATTCCGTGAAAATTGGCTCTCAGTTTTCAAATTATGGGAGGGTGGCGCGACGCTGATCGGCGGTGTATTCGGTGCTATATTAGCGTTTCTGATTTATACTAGAAAGAAGAAATTTAGTTTTTGGGAGCTAGCGGAACCGGTTGTATTTATTCTCCCGCTTAGCATCTTCATAGGCAGAATCGGGTGCTTTCTGATCCATGACCATATGGGAAAGATAACCAGCGTGCCCTGGGGTATGGAGTATGTGGATGGGACAATCCGGCACGAAACAACAATATACAATGCTCTGAGCATGTTGTTGCTTTTTATTCTGTTCTTAATTCTAAAAAAATATCCTTGGTCAAGAAAAGAAGGATTCTTTACTACGATACTTTTGTTTTGGTATGGGATTAGCAGATTTATAGCGGATTTTTTCCGCGCGGATGATCTGCCAATGTCAGATGCTCGTTGGTATGGATTAACACCTAATCAATACATAGCTATTGTCATGATTGCTGTTAGCCTGTATCTTTATAATCACTATCAAACCATTAATTTAAAAAAAACATGAAAAAAGGAACCAAGCTGACAGTGAGTATAATTGGTATAGCAGTTGTTGCAGTTATTGCTATACTCTGGTCACTACCAAACGATAAAGTAGCATACAATAATGTGGAATCAGCCAGGCCGTTTCGTGGTAACGCCGATGCCAGAATAGTTATACAGGAATACTCTGATTTCCAGTGTCCTGCCTGTCAGTCCGGGGCAAAATATATGGATTCAGTATTAGCAAAATTTAGTGATCAAATACGGTTTGAATTTAAACATTTTCCCTTAACAACCATTCATGAGAATGCATTTAATTCGGCTCTTGCATCAGAGTGTGCTAATGACCAGGGAAAATTTTGGGAATTGCATGATATCATGTTTGACAACCAGAATAACCTGAAAAAAGATGATCTGAAAAATTATGCAAGTCAGATTGCAGGAATTGATGCGGCATCTTTTAGTGCCTGTCTCGATAATCGGGCAGAAAAGGATATCGTAAATGCGGATATTAAAAACGGGAATAATCTTGGTGTTCAAGGAACGCCGACATTCTATATCAACGGTAAAGAGCTGGAAAACTACACTCTGCTGGAGCAGGAAATTCAGAGAGAGATTTTATAGGAGAATAAAAAAACAAAAAAGTGAACTGTATGTTCACTTTTTTGTTTATGGTAAAATGAGTGTGTATTTAATTCCTTAATAAAACATTATGTATATAAGCCAAAAACGCATACTTTTAGCCTTTTCCGCGCTATTATTCATAATATCCCTCATAACACCCGGTTCAGTTAATGCGGCATATGGAGATACTACTACGTATGTCGGAAAGATATACGATGGTGACGGGGGTTCGGCGGTCAACGCCTACTTTGATTTTCCGGAAGATATTACTGTGGATTCATCCGGTAATTTTTATATTGCCGATACGTATAACAACGTAATCAGAAAAATAAACACATCTAACATTGTATCAACAGTTGCCGGCACCGGATCTTATGGTGACGTAATCGGTTCAAAATCAGTAGCCGAATTTGCTCTGCCACGCGGAGTAGCAGTGGATGGTTCCGGTAATGTCTATGTTGCTGACACGGGTAACAATAAAATAAAGAAAATTTCTGCCGGCGGATCGGTGACTACGCTGGTCAGTGCTGATCTAAGTAACCCTGAGGGCGTTTCTGTATACGGGAGTACACTTTATATTGCCGATACGGGAAATAATGCGCTGAAAAAAGTTTCAACATCCGGCGGTACAGTAACAACATTAACATCCGGATTAAGCAGTCCAAAAAAAATGGCGATCAATTCATCCGGATCTGTCATTTATGTTGCAAGCAGCGGTGATTATAAAGTTGTCAGTGTCGGAGCGTCAAGCGGAACCATAACGACAATCGCCGGGTCAGGCACGCCAGGGTACAAGGAGGGTGTCGGATCTGACGCTCAGTTTGAAAATATTTGGGGTGTCGCGCTTGCTGATGATAACACGTTGTTTGTTTCGGATGGTGACGGGTATACGGATCTGATTAGAGAAATTAATCTGACAACAAAAACCACCTCGGCATTTGCCGAGGATACGAACATGGCTTCAATCAATTATCCTTCAGGGCTGGTTTCTTATGGAGATTATATTTATGTTTCAAATATGGGGATCGGTACGATTGAAAAATTCAATAATATTTCGGGTGATGCGGAAAGAGGAGCCAGTGTTACATTCGCTGGGAAAGAACGTTTTGGCAATAAAAACGGATCATCATCCGCCGCATTATTCGGCAGACCTTACGACATGGTTTTATCCGCTGACCGAAAATATATTTATGTGGCGGAGAATAATAAAATAAGGAAGATAACTGTGGCAACTGGCGCAGTCTCCCATGTAATCGGGAGTAGCGTTGATAATTACCGTGAGGGCACAGATAACAACCCGGCTGTCAGATTCAGCGCCATCCAGGGGATCACAATCAATTCCGATGGAACTGCATTATACGTGGCCGACCGGTGGAATAACCGGATTAGGAAGGTTGATCTTACGGCTTCTCCTTTTGAGTCATCATTAATCTCAGGAGCCGGTTTAATCAATACGACCGGTACAGATGATAACGGATATCAGGAAGGAACTAAATGTGTCGGGGAATATGAATTGGATGTTGACGGTTGCGCTTACTTCAAAAGCCCGTCGGGAATTGTTATTTCTCCGGACAATGCATATTTGTATGTTACAGACAGCGGGAACAACAGAATAAGAAAAGTCCGCATCTCGAACGGTCAGACCAGTTTAATCGCTGGATCCGGTGTGGAAGGATTTGCGGACGGCACCGGAGCGTCGGCGAAGTTTAACAGGCCATTCGGCATTACTATTGATTCAGACGGCAAGAACCTTTATGTTGCGGACACCAATAACCATCGCATCAGAAAAATAGTAATTACAACCGGTGTGGTATCAACGGTGGCTGGATCCGGAAATGCCGGCTACGTGGATGCAATCGGAACAAAGGCAGTATTCTCTTATCCGGAATATGTGAAATGGGCTCCGGACGGCAATCTATATGTAACAGAGGTTGGCTCGCATCGCATACGGGTTATCAATACAAGCACGGGAGTAACAAAGCTGGTCGCGGGATCAGGCAATAGAGGTTTTAAAAATGGCGACAAGAGCCTGGCTGAGTTTAATAATCTTAAAGGGGTGGCGGTTGATCTGATCGGCAAACGTCTATATGTGGCTGATTCATGGAATGATCTGATTCGTTCTGTTGATATAACAGGAGATGCGCCATTCACAAATCCCGCACCACAAATCTCCGCGTCTTACCCGGATGTTCAGGAAATAGCTGGAAGCACGTCCGAAACCAAAATGATTCTTGTTTCTGGCAGTAATTTCCGCCATGGAGCGACGGTTGCTTTTGGCGAACATAATGCCAACGCGGCGTATATCCAATCCAGCGGAAAAATAGCGGTTGAAATTCCTTTTGGCAATATGGCAGGGGGGTATTATGACATTAGTGTAACAAATACAGACGGACAGGTAGGGATTCTGGAGCGGGGATTTGCCATATCAGTGGGAGGGGAAATACCGAAAATCGAGCATACAATTGACGGACCGGTTCCATTTACCGGTGACCGGCCGGTTGTAGCTGGTGGAGGATTTTTTACCCATGATGAAGCGTATCGGGGCGGTTTCTTTTCCGCATCAGCTGATTTGAGCGGTGATAGCAGAGCGGAAATTGTTGTTGGTGCGGGGGAGGGTTTTGGACCACAAGTGAAAATATTTGACGCTGATGGAAATCTTCTGGCATCTTTCTTCGCGTATGCTACTCATCTGCGTTCCGGTGTCAGGGTGGCGATCGGGGATGTTGACGGCAATGGTACAAAAGAAATTATCACAGCCCCGGGACCAGGCGGGAGACCGCATATTAGAATTTTTAATTCTGATGGTACTTTATATGACACTGGGTTCTTTGCTCTGGACGGGTTGTTTAAGGGTGGTGCATTTATTGCCGGAGGGGACGTCAACGGAGATGGTAAAGATGAGATTGTAGTTACGGCCGGTCCGGGCGGTGGAGCACAAGTAACAGTGCATAATGCAAAAGGTACAATTCTGGCAAATTTCTTTGCCTATGACAAAAATACGTTCAGATACGGGATAATGCCCATTACCCTGGATTTCGATAATGATGGCCGCTTCGAGATTCTTACCGGGCCGGTTACAGGCGCACCGCATATTCAAATGTTTAGCATCCAGCCTAATCTGGTAAAAAAATTAAATCCGGGGTTCTACGCCTTTAGTCCGAATTATCGAGGTGGTGTTTCACTGACCGGCGGTGATGTTGACGGAGACGGCAAGGACGAGATTATCGTAGGTGTGGGTTCCGGCGCTGTACCGATTGTCCGTGTATTCAATAAAACTGCAACCGAAATACTGAAGGAATTTCTGGTCTATAGTGAGAGTTTCCAAAGTGGTGTTAATATCAGTTCCGGTGATACGGATGCCGACGGACGGGATGAACTGCTTGTTTTACCCCGGGATGACGGCGGACCTAACTTAAGAATAATTGACGCGGATTAAGAATATAAAAAAAGGTGCGGTTAACAGATCGCATCTTTTTTGATTCTAGATGAATTATTTTGGTAACATAAACCGTACCACGCCAGGTATGGTTTTAATAGTCATGTTTTTAAGAGTGCTTTGTTCCGAATCCAGTCTGGTAGAAGAATTTTTTGTGATCAGTGATAGTGATTTGGTTTCATAAAACTGAGAACCTTTTGGCGCAAGTTTTCCCTGTATAAATATTGATGTAAAAAGTTGGGCAATCTCTTTAGCACCGATTGCATCTACTATTAAAACATATAGTTTGGAAGAAAATAAATTCATATTAGAAAATGTTCCACGCGAAATTTTGGGCATGCCGTTAAAGACAAAAACAGAACTCGCTTTCCCCTGGATAGTTTTTTTATTATCCAATGTTATCTGATATTCATGTTGAATGATATTCGCCAGATCGAGCGGCAGTCTTAAGTAGTATGCGGCTGCACCGATAATTTTTTTACTCCAGCGCGGAGTTTTTTCCATGATTTGCGCATGCACCCCGGTAGTAACGCTGATCATGAAAAGGTGTTTATCATTTACGATTCCGAGTGGGATTCTTTTCGGTTTTCCATGAAGCGCAGTTTTGATTGCTTTATTGATAGTAATCGGGATACCAACGGTCAGTGCAAATATATTGCCCGATCCGGTTGGGATTACGGCAATTGGAATATCAATTTTTTTATTATATAAATATTGAGTGACAAAATGCAGGGTCCCGTCGCCACCCAAAACGATCACCTTGTCCAGCGGGCTTTTTAATATCTTGCCGGGCACCTGTTCGATTGTTTCATAAATCTGATAAAAAACAGCTTCTTTTTTCAGACGGTTAAGCAGACTAATTTTAGCTAGCATAAATAATGCTTCTACTCCGGCGTTTGGATTGGCAAGTATGAGTACGTTCTTCATGGATATATTGTATCACTTTGTTTTAAAAACAAAAAACGTCAAAAAATTGGGGTCTAGCTACAGCTTTAATTATTACCAAAATAACTATGTAAAACTCTCTTATTAAATTAGGCGATAGGGAATATAGGGTAAAGTGAAATAATAATTATTCTGAATCTATTTTTTTCTTTTTCATCTCTGTAAAACATAAAAAGCGTTCCTTTCCGAGGACGCCCCTTTTAAGTTTATTCAATTAACTGGCGGGCTCGACCGGATTCGAACCGGCGATCTTCTCCGTGACAGGGAGACGTGTTAGGCCATCTACACCACGAGCCCAGGGTAAAAAAATTGCTAGTAGACTAGCGCCCCTAATACTACAACAACAAATAAAATTTGTAAACCTAGGGCGAATTTGGGGGAAATATCGCCTTTTTTGAAATACCTGGTCAGGAGTGTATGCAACCAAATATGAAAACGCTCAAACTTATTTAACCATTTCCATCTGACAAAATAATTAATGCTGCTAATAATATCAAAAATTACCGCTCCCAGTATTCCCCAGAATAGCAATCCCAGATCCATTTTTTTTGAAAATATTAAAACAGCAAGCACGGAAAGTGAACAAGTGGCATCGATGAAAGCAAATAGGAAGAATTCTCTTTTTTTATCAATTTTGGCATG includes these proteins:
- a CDS encoding diacylglycerol kinase family protein, translated to MKNVLILANPNAGVEALFMLAKISLLNRLKKEAVFYQIYETIEQVPGKILKSPLDKVIVLGGDGTLHFVTQYLYNKKIDIPIAVIPTGSGNIFALTVGIPITINKAIKTALHGKPKRIPLGIVNDKHLFMISVTTGVHAQIMEKTPRWSKKIIGAAAYYLRLPLDLANIIQHEYQITLDNKKTIQGKASSVFVFNGMPKISRGTFSNMNLFSSKLYVLIVDAIGAKEIAQLFTSIFIQGKLAPKGSQFYETKSLSLITKNSSTRLDSEQSTLKNMTIKTIPGVVRFMLPK
- a CDS encoding FG-GAP-like repeat-containing protein produces the protein MYISQKRILLAFSALLFIISLITPGSVNAAYGDTTTYVGKIYDGDGGSAVNAYFDFPEDITVDSSGNFYIADTYNNVIRKINTSNIVSTVAGTGSYGDVIGSKSVAEFALPRGVAVDGSGNVYVADTGNNKIKKISAGGSVTTLVSADLSNPEGVSVYGSTLYIADTGNNALKKVSTSGGTVTTLTSGLSSPKKMAINSSGSVIYVASSGDYKVVSVGASSGTITTIAGSGTPGYKEGVGSDAQFENIWGVALADDNTLFVSDGDGYTDLIREINLTTKTTSAFAEDTNMASINYPSGLVSYGDYIYVSNMGIGTIEKFNNISGDAERGASVTFAGKERFGNKNGSSSAALFGRPYDMVLSADRKYIYVAENNKIRKITVATGAVSHVIGSSVDNYREGTDNNPAVRFSAIQGITINSDGTALYVADRWNNRIRKVDLTASPFESSLISGAGLINTTGTDDNGYQEGTKCVGEYELDVDGCAYFKSPSGIVISPDNAYLYVTDSGNNRIRKVRISNGQTSLIAGSGVEGFADGTGASAKFNRPFGITIDSDGKNLYVADTNNHRIRKIVITTGVVSTVAGSGNAGYVDAIGTKAVFSYPEYVKWAPDGNLYVTEVGSHRIRVINTSTGVTKLVAGSGNRGFKNGDKSLAEFNNLKGVAVDLIGKRLYVADSWNDLIRSVDITGDAPFTNPAPQISASYPDVQEIAGSTSETKMILVSGSNFRHGATVAFGEHNANAAYIQSSGKIAVEIPFGNMAGGYYDISVTNTDGQVGILERGFAISVGGEIPKIEHTIDGPVPFTGDRPVVAGGGFFTHDEAYRGGFFSASADLSGDSRAEIVVGAGEGFGPQVKIFDADGNLLASFFAYATHLRSGVRVAIGDVDGNGTKEIITAPGPGGRPHIRIFNSDGTLYDTGFFALDGLFKGGAFIAGGDVNGDGKDEIVVTAGPGGGAQVTVHNAKGTILANFFAYDKNTFRYGIMPITLDFDNDGRFEILTGPVTGAPHIQMFSIQPNLVKKLNPGFYAFSPNYRGGVSLTGGDVDGDGKDEIIVGVGSGAVPIVRVFNKTATEILKEFLVYSESFQSGVNISSGDTDADGRDELLVLPRDDGGPNLRIIDAD
- a CDS encoding prolipoprotein diacylglyceryl transferase encodes the protein MIPYFQVTSIEIGPITLQAWGTMLALAFAVGIYFSAGELKKRGGDPEKIIDASFWVIISAILGARFFYVLGNLDLFRENWLSVFKLWEGGATLIGGVFGAILAFLIYTRKKKFSFWELAEPVVFILPLSIFIGRIGCFLIHDHMGKITSVPWGMEYVDGTIRHETTIYNALSMLLLFILFLILKKYPWSRKEGFFTTILLFWYGISRFIADFFRADDLPMSDARWYGLTPNQYIAIVMIAVSLYLYNHYQTINLKKT
- a CDS encoding DsbA family protein → MKKGTKLTVSIIGIAVVAVIAILWSLPNDKVAYNNVESARPFRGNADARIVIQEYSDFQCPACQSGAKYMDSVLAKFSDQIRFEFKHFPLTTIHENAFNSALASECANDQGKFWELHDIMFDNQNNLKKDDLKNYASQIAGIDAASFSACLDNRAEKDIVNADIKNGNNLGVQGTPTFYINGKELENYTLLEQEIQREIL